One Apostichopus japonicus isolate 1M-3 chromosome 14, ASM3797524v1, whole genome shotgun sequence genomic window carries:
- the LOC139979765 gene encoding uncharacterized protein isoform X2, which translates to MCTDSATLDKSSVSFSTKMDSSSSSNELDVDAESSDDGTNIDDPGEKYTGTPVKVPKAEEKPEKGVETGELSSSESEDTLVCSSSESEVYLDASGSDVTESKSETIVEAAHDIKTESQIESPEKNPEKDTNLSFYDRQAYEQEEGNQEERTQEEQYEEARPIDEPTVETEEYSSEQAGTHFLDDLPKGSNNDDDNKEVDKISIPRKEVKEYVDGVIQDACNKLDKSLAAGNNNDIESDQHVNLRDYDIVSTDDPTTMGEGASKLQTDLSKHPSIPADVSNLTEDESVGPTGDAVIIIDYKKRKFSNEDEDLVSNEQLTVVESFVKKLKRDDHLQDEQASDYQSVPSDSLASSPLLEPADSIEKDDKDDHVTEDNSQTVDGSEAAFIGDIPVFNEDSNLPPLKGPDSYENGENLERYVEPAQEEHMEESESAPESEVLVGSEILASENSSDEGEPPVSNHGVEIAVSQNYSKQDETLKEQDEREQSNISINIDVMNEDSNTNNTTMGYGSIDDRAAQSQTEDAKEENIEPVIIIDYENREMDFTEPNIEKNEQERLINKFAEDLERNYPLEEKSSSESSTNDGEIEEVVSIKSEQEQVCLDNNGDNADSDILSEALDETPQRINHETLADDVIYLTSSVEDIESEKLAVELEEKVLLESCPIDSRTERDKESPSDSQLVYFLAEDLERQDANKNDSSAGDNDDQSITLPVEEQFGVDQISRPEISKIENFLNEMDQGKTNSVDLLPNKPSKRTYTPEEVRRAIQILTSKPPYDDIDPESFYSKMSGPGLDGDLELNDRVFALVMTPKQEERKARMFGIFSVPKVPLSDNRYHNDLNKESNQIPVFNDKNAEIDLYEVLQNLDQPIIADIEKEMHTIPDHALQNFPNRHEREGDGTEGDEDNDGSLSTSSASSGMYILEDYSAIQEELNEDERVLLNGISSDNEDGDSLQSAGGGQVFCVTSKQDYLNRIAQSQSVPANFSSSITGLVEKPKATSSVPSQLSHDDNVGEVPTLHDENAPFQAEVFVETETRILHLSDDRVEFDMYLVHQTPNVDISEQEDATSHEKGQGEYSNSEGKEEKSDSLSFLPEKLPSEDSAVVNANPPDQDVGVDFNVYIEHSLRDDNALINEYQDGTEERVVPTSVQSPIFYPQTLDGKEWASPLAGENNEKNVDLTFQVTTPTYITFEENVLPANYGDNFVAETEVVPHFLDPDESCPFTFEFQNENEPEVPREPHFEVLRLGNGETTPNNKEYKQQLLDSIADILDDSVCNGQSDAESIVSNPPHFYDKNELPVEDTHSIQEFKVSQPLDLSACLPEMEDVDVCPGGSSFAIVGTPCKNNEIVELPTLAGFTESAPFHDNDAIDAALTDDFEDQQSTSSESSSTDSNDDNEDEGVPYEQFQNEAHVGNETQAIDDSDFPSSFSLALDQLSDSSSSTDDESANSLPVELADDAQGNSSGRKSSTSSSSCSSNDTAQEPGVPYAYLEDDGDDFGPRNSFHEDEEYVIIHSQDVTELSHNSDEDTIHVDFSSTSKRLLENEMPQPDQETGSGEDMIGNKESIALTVYLEKEPLDDIDEVEETNRRYENVEPSSESDDCKAEQPVERTTESEVEAVQSSKDEQVVFNMYLDKPPLKEVPVEYDEYLEQDPRENSDEVSEPGIVEEDVFPHERDEVHCMVPNDTPGLVPLHVGGHERDMADPDQCVVLSSDSDDVTPPRYRFESSSPASAFSDSDDQEQPEISGPPLVFALIGRPLDIGNKEERVDGYAEPSEENVSSDLPIVFQGSVEVYREEVTEGAQKTSVTSFQEVFDNSKDDMYQLSIDETAQQNTQVYIERESHIVHQSVTTIEVARSMFPS; encoded by the coding sequence CTCAAACGAGCTAGATGTTGATGCCGAAAGTTCAGATGACGGCACGAATATTGACGACCCAGGTGAGAAGTATACTGGCACACCTGTGAAAGTACCAAAGGCTGAGGAGAAACCTGAAAAGGGTGTTGAAACAGGAGAACTTTCTTCTTCCGAAAGTGAGGATACGTTAGTGTGCTCGTCATCTGAATCGGAAGTTTACCTAGATGCAAGTGGAAGTGATGTAACAGAAAGTAAAAGTGAAACTATTGTTGAGGCTGCACATGACATTAAAACCGAATCGCAGATAGAGAGTCCCGAGAAAAATCCCGAGAAAGACACAAATTTGTCCTTTTATGATAGGCAGGCATATGAGCAAGAAGAAGGAAACCAAGAAGAAAGAACCCAAGAGGAACAATATGAAGAGGCTAGACCCATCGATGAACCCACTGTAGAGACAGAGGAATACAGCAGTGAACAAGCGGGAACACATTTTCTTGACGACTTACCAAAAGGCAGTaacaatgatgatgacaataaAGAAGTGGACAAAATAAGTATTCCAAGGAAAGAAGTAAAAGAGTATGTCGATGGTGTAATACAAGATGCATGTAACAAATTAGACAAAAGTCTAGCAGCtggcaataataatgatatcgAATCTGATCAGCATGTAAACTTACGTGATTATGACATTGTATCCACAGATGATCCCACAACCATGGGAGAAGGGGCCTCAAAACTACAAACAGATTTAAGCAAACATCCATCTATTCCCGCAGACGTAAGTAATTTAACAGAAGATGAGTCAGTGGGACCGACGGGCGACGCTGTAATTATTATTGATTATAAAAAGAGGAAATTTTCAAATGAGGACGAAGATTTGGTATCCAATGAACAGTTGACAGTTGTTGAGAGTTTTGTTAAAAAACTGAAACGAGATGATCATTTGCAAGATGAGCAGGCTAGTGACTATCAGTCCGTTCCTAGCGATAGCCTGGCAAGTTCGCCACTGCTCGAACCAGCTGACAGCATCGAGAAAGATGACAAGGACGACCATGTGACAGAGGACAATAGTCAGACTGTAGATGGAAGCGAGGCAGCTTTTATAGGGGACATACCTGTTTTTAATGAAGATAGCAATTTACCACCATTGAAAGGCCCTGATTCATATGAAAATGGCGAGAATTTGGAAAGATATGTTGAGCCTGCACAGGAAGAGCACATGGAAGAATCGGAATCAGCACCGGAAAGTGAAGTATTAGTTGGTAGTGAAATTCTTGCTTCGGAAAACTCCAGTGACGAAGGGGAACCGCCTGTTTCAAACCATGGAGTTGAAATTGCAGTTagccaaaattatagcaaacAAGATGAAACACTAAAGGAACAGGATGAACGAGAGCAATCGAACATTTCAATTAATATCGACGTGATGAATGAAGATAGTAACACCAATAATACAACCATGGGATATGGTTCTATTGATGATCGTGCTGCTCAAAGTCAAACGGAAGACGCAAAGGAGGAAAACATTGAacctgttattattattgattatgAAAATAGGGAGATGGATTTTACGGAAccaaatatagaaaaaaatgagCAGGAAAGACTTATAAATAAATTTGCAGAAGACCTTGAAAGGAATTATCCTCTTGAAGAAAAGTCCTCTAGTGAGTCATCAACAAACGATGGCGAAATCGAAGAAGTTGTTTCTATTAAATCAGAGCAGGAGCAAGTTTGTCTTGACAATAATGGGGATAACGCCGACTCTGATATTTTGTCGGAGGCATTAGATGAAACCCCTCAACGGATTAATCACGAAACGCTTGCTGATGACGTAATTTATTTGACAAGCAGTGTCGAAGATATTGAATCGGAAAAACTGGCAGTGGAGTTGGAAGAAAAGGTATTGCTAGAATCTTGCCCAATTGATTCTCGAACAGAAAGAGATAAAGAATCGCCATCAGACTCACAATTAGTGTATTTTCTAGCCGAGGACTTAGAAAGACAAGATGCCAACAAAAACGACTCTAGTGCTGGTGACAATGACGATCAGTCCATTACACTACCAGTTGAAGAACAATTTGGAGTAGATCAAATATCAAGACCTGAGATTTCAAAGATAGAAAATTTTCTCAATGAAATGGATCAGGGCAAAACTAACAGTGTAGATCTATTACCAAATAAGCCATCCAAACGAACATACACTCCAGAAGAAGTGCGCAGAGCTATCCAGATACTTACTTCGAAACCTCCTTATGATGATATTGACCCTGAAAGCTTTTACTCAAAAATGTCTGGACCTGGACTTGATGGGGACTTGGAGCTCAATGATCGGGTTTTTGCTTTAGTGATGACCCCAAAGCAAGAAGAGAGAAAGGCACGCATGTTTGGAATCTTTTCTGTTCCGAAGGTGCCGCTGAGTGACAATCGATACCACAATGATTTGAATAAGGAGAGCAACCAAATACCGGTCTTTAATGATAAAAACGCTGAGATCGACCTTTATGAAGTACTTCAAAATTTAGACCAGCCCATTATCGCAGATATAGAGAAAGAAATGCACACAATACCAGACCATGCCTTACAAAATTTTCCAAACAGACATGAGAGAGAGGGTGACGGGACTGAGGGAGACGAGGATAACGATGGATCATTGAGCACATCATCTGCGTCTTCAGGGATGTATATTCTGGAGGATTATTCTGCTATCCAGGAAGAATTAAATGAGGATGAGCGAGTCCTCTTAAATGGTATCTCAAGTGATAATGAGGATGGCGATTCTCTGCAATCTGCTGGAGGTGGTCAAGTCTTTTGTGTTACTTCAAAACAGGACTATTTAAATCGTATCGCGCAAAGTCAAAGCGTACCAGCGAATTTCAGTTCTTCCATCACAGGTTTAGTTGAAAAACCAAAGGCAACCAGCTCCGTTCCATCCCAACTTTCTCACGATGATAATGTCGGAGAAGTGCCAACTTTACACGATGAGAATGCCCCATTTCAAGCGGAAGTATTTGTTGAAACTGAAACAAGAATACTGCATTTATCAGATGATAGGGTTGAATTCGACATGTACTTAGTGCATCAAACACCAAATGTGGATATATCAGAACAAGAAGACGCAACAAGTCACGAGAAGGGACAAGGCGAATATTCAAATTCggaaggaaaagaagaaaaatcggATTCTTTATCTTTTCTCCCAGAAAAGCTTCCAAGTGAAGATTCAGCGGTCGTTAATGCCAACCCACCAGATCAAGATGTCGGTGTAGATTTTAACGTGTATATTGAACATTCCCTACGGGATGATAATGCACTTATTAATGAATATCAAGATGGCACTGAAGAAAGGGTAGTTCCAACAAGTGTTCAAAGTCCGATCTTTTATCCTCAAACACTTGATGGCAAAGAATGGGCATCACCGCTTGCGGGAGAGAATAATGAGAAGAACGTCGATCTTACTTTCCAGGTAACAACTCCCACGTATATTacgtttgaagaaaatgtgttaCCTGCTAACTATGGAGACAACTTTGTTGCTGAGACTGAAGTTGTTCCACATTTTCTGGATCCTGACGAAAGCTGTCCCTTCActtttgaatttcaaaatgaaaatgagcCTGAGGTACCACGTGAACCTCATTTTGAGGTTCTTCGTTTGGGAAATGGAGAGACAACCCCTAACAACAAAGAATACAAACAACAACTTTTGGACAGCATCGCTGACATATTAGATGACAGTGTTTGCAATGGCCAGTCAGATGCTGAGTCGATTGTCAGTAACCCTCCGCATTTCTATGACAAAAATGAACTACCAGTGGAAGACACACATTCCATTCAAGAATTCAAAGTCAGTCAGCCCCTAGACTTGAGTGCATGTCTACCTGAAATGGAAGATGTCGATGTTTGTCCAGGAGGTAGTTCGTTTGCTATAGTTGGCACTCCTTGCAAAAATAATGAAATCGTCGAACTACCGACACTTGCAGGATTTACTGAAAGCGCTCCGTTCCACGACAATGACGCTATTGATGCAGCTCTCACGGACGATTTTGAAGATCAGCAGAGTACCTCTTCAGAGTCTTCTTCCACAGATAGCAATGATGACAATGAAGACGAGGGAGTACCATACGAACAATTTCAGAACGAGGCACACGTTGGTAACGAAACTCAGGCAATAGATGACAGCGATTTTCCTTCTTCCTTTTCACTAGCTTTAGATCAGCTTTCAGATTCGTCTTCTTCCACTGACGACGAATCCGCGAACTCGCTTCCAGTTGAATTAGCAGATGATGCACAAGGTAATTCGTCGGGAAGGAAAAGTTCTACGAGTTCCTCTTCTTGTAGTTCAAATGACACAGCGCAAGAACCTGGTGTACCTTATGCATATCTGGAAGACGACGGCGATGACTTCGGTCCAAGAAATTCGTTTCACGAAGACGAGGAATATGTAATAATCCATAGCCAAGATGTAACTGAATTGTCACATAATAGCGATGAGGACACGATTCATGTCGATTTTTCTTCAACGTCAAAACGTCTTTTAGAAAATGAAATGCCCCAACCAGATCAAGAGACAGGTAGTGGGGAAGATATGATAGGGAATAAAGAAAGTATTGCCTTGACGGTGTACCTTGAAAAGGAACCCCTAGACGACATTGACGAAGTAGAGGAAACCAATCGAAGATACGAAAATGTGGAACCCAGTAGTGAAAGTGATGATTGTAAGGCAGAACAGCCTGTTGAAAGAACAACAGAAAGCGAAGTGGAAGCGGTCCAATCTAGCAAAGATGAGCAGGTAGTGTTTAACATGTATCTGGATAAGCCACCACTAAAAGAGGTTCCAGTCGAGTACGATGAGTACTTGGAGCAGGATCCAAGGGAAAACTCAGACGAAGTAAGCGAGCCTGGAATTGTGGAAGAAGATGTGTTTCCTCACGAAAGAGACGAAGTACATTGTATGGTTCCAAATGATACCCCTGGACTAGTTCCTTTACATGTAGGTGGACACGAAAGAGACATGGCGGACCCAGATCAATGTGTGGTGTTGTCAAGCGATTCGGATGATGTAACGCCACCCCGATATCGCTTCGAATCTTCTTCACCAGCAAGTGCCTTTTCTGATTCAGATGACCAAGAACAACCGGAGATTTCTGGACCTCCGCTTGTTTTCGCGTTAATAGGACGACCTTTAGATATCGGTAATAAGGAAGAAAGAGTCGACGGATACGCTGAACCAAGTGAAGAAAATGTGTCGTCTGACCTTCCGATTGTGTTTCAAGGGAGCGTGGAGGTGTACCGTGAAGAAGTCACGGAAGGAGCTCAGAAGACAAGTGTCACATCATTTCAGGAGGTTTTTGATAACAGTAAAGATGATATGTATCAACTATCAATTGATGAAACTGCTCAGCAAAACACACAGGTCTACATCGAAAGAGAATCGCACATTGTTCATCAATCCGTCACTACTATTGAAGTAGCGAGATCAATGTTCCCGAGTTAA